The genomic segment atgaatataatgtgtaaatatgcttttaagttcgtacaatatatatttaaaatgtgtataacaaaaaaatgttagactgtatagtagttaaacaaaagaaatagggataaatgaataaatggATAAAACGGTAAAAACTTTATTGTGAGATGTCAAAGTGATTAATCGTGTATGCGAAAagtgaaaacagaactattacttggtaccaagaattaatataaaattttattattgtaattttgatttaatatgtaaatattattgtaaatattatgtgcacataataacataataggGGTTAATaggtaatataatctaaattATTTAACGTAAGGTAAAAAAAACGTAGGTAAAATATTAAGCTAATATAAGGAATAATGAAGGAGATAGCATATTACAAGGGAACAATCAGGAtaaccttataatatgctgaTGTTAGGTTGggttactaaatttaaaaaataaattttttttttactaaatataaggaaatatgtaccaaaattttcttctttcggaagggaagagtaaaaacagttcatgtaattgattgaaaacgaacagcactcagaaaatttttcttctgagggatagggatgtaacgggatttaattaagcatcagatacAAGTAATcttttttaataacgtgacacacatttgcgaaaatatattatttgtttacgacattgaaaatatcgttgtaacgaggacacactctgacctagtgaaatttgcaatgtagtcgaaagattattaaataacgtgtattaattaacaaataacaaacgtattataataacaaactcacgtgtgttaaatagctggaaattaCGGGATTATTAgcattatcattattgttaagaatgaagaatcaagagaacggtctaagttagtattgtcaacgtcaactgagtgctatctagtattgtacttagataactaataaaccaaatcatgagtatctagtgtgttttaaataaatgtaccatacgatactataagtgaagattatttattacatgCGCGACGCGAatcgattttggaacattatgtatcataccttgtgtttaTTGTAACATGATTATAACATAACCAAAGGAATATTGTGGCAGATTAACAGTTAACCTCCAACAACCACACATGGGTTTACTGTGGTACCGAAGTGAGGGAACGTCGACGGAGGAAAGAAGAGGAGAAGAGAGCCAGAGCCAGCTGAGGTCTGTCAGAACATGATAACACCACGAGGTAACAACGAAAAGAACTCTTACAGTTTCTTTACTTGTTTTTAGTATGTAGTTTATtgttaataaatcaataaaacagtttAAAGTGTGCCCACACTACCTTGCTTCCCGCAAACAGGCCACATTGGTGACCccgagaaaaaaaaaactaagtacGACGTTTTATACACAACTATGACAAACACCGACCAAGCAATGCCAAACAATATGAATATTACACCGTGCGAAGGCGATGATCACTCATTACTTGCACGGGTAGGCATCAAAGCGCCAGAGTTTTGGTGCACTGAACCAGAACTATGGTTTCTCCGGCTGGAAGCGCAGTTTAGACAAGCCAAAATCACAACTGACAACTGTAAATTCGACATTACTGTTGCTAGTTTAAACAGTGAAGTACTTATAGAAGTAGCAGACATAGTAAAGAATCCCACTGCTGTCAATGCCTATATACAACTAAAAGCTCGACTTCTCGACATGTATGGCACCAGCTCAGATAAAAAGATCCACAAAAGTACGCAAGTTCTCAAAAATTTTTGGTTGGACCGCCTACTACCTTCAGTTCGAAGCGTTATATCTATTCTTGATGGAGACCTAGAAGAACTTGCTAAGAAATCCGATACGTACCTCCGATGTTCCAGTTTTCCAGTCATGGTTGTTACCGAAAGCTCTACCTTAGACAAAACAGTGGCTGCATTGAGTGACCAAGTGAATGCTTTATCCAACAGATAAACTGTACCAAGTCATCATCTGACGAACAGTGTTACTACTGTCATCGAGTGCCATAGTCTGAGAACTTCTACGCacttcgatgcgcatcgccccgcctcgaattttcttATTGGCTGGTTAACTTGAAAATACCATATAAATAGTTAAACACATAAATATCGGTATTTTCAAGCCAGCCAGTTCAGGCCTTCTTGGGCTCTCCTAGAGCATAGGGCTCTAGGGGCTCTGCTTACTGTTTTCTTAGACTCTGTGGCTGAGTTTCGTTCTACTGTacctattgttttattttaaccCTAGTAGTGGTAGACATAATaccttgtctttttaaagacaggGTAACATTAAACAGAGCGTTTTcgtggtttttaagggtttttgACCCTTATTTATACCCGAAAAGACGACACTACCATCGAAGATTTGGTGCACAAGCAAATAAATGTAGACCACCCtgcaattttacaaaaaacggaCGAAGTAATGGCGACAACCGCAGCTCCTCACATACCACGCCGCCTCTTCATTACCGATAGTGCCCTACAACTTCAGTTTATTATTGATACAGGGGCAGACCTAAGTGTGCTTCCACGTAAAATCTGCACTGCGACTCAGCCCAGCACTGTATGCCTGTATTCTGCCACCGGATCGTGCATTCAAACATATGGTCAGAAACAGCTCACACTAAACCTCGATCTAAGCCAACCTGTAACATGGACATTTGTAGTCGCAGATGTCACCATACCCATACTAGGAGCCGATTTTCTGACGTACCATGGCATTAGTGTAGATATGAGAAACAAACGACTAGTAAGTCCAAGTATTTCAAACAGTATTAACTGTGTGTCTCGTCATGTTAGGGTGCCAGAAGTAGGCTTATCCACTGCACATTCTTATGATCGTACAACTGTTGCTATACCAGAGGATACTGAAAGAGTCCAGCACTATATTGAGACTTGAGGTACACCAGTTTTCTCTAAACCACGAGGACTTCCACCAGACCGTCTTCAAGCTACATGAGCAGAATTCAACGAGCTGATGCAGGCAGGCATTATCCGACCATCAAAGTTATCTTGGGCCAGTCCGCTTCACTTAGTTCAGAAGTCCAATGGACGATGGCGTGCCTGTGGAGATTTCCGCCGTTTAAATGCCATGACGAAACAAGATCGCTACCCGATACCGCACATCCAGGATTTTGCTAACCAGCTACATGGTAAGAAACTTTTCTCTTGCATCGATTTGGTACGTGCTTTTTACCAAATTCCAGTCCACCCGAAGGATGTCCAAAAGATGGCTGTAATAACTCCCTTTGGGCTGTACGAGTTCCTCCGAATGCCGTTCGGTTTGCGAAATGCTTCCCAGACGTTCCAGAGATACCTCGATCACCTTTTTCGAGAATGCTCATATGTGTATGTATACAATGACGATATTTTGGTTGCCTCGGAGACTGCGACTGAGCATGAGCAACACCTGGCATCAGTACTTCGGATTCTGGAAGCAAATGGACTCCAAATCAACAAGGATAAATCAAAATTCCGTAAACAGGAAATAAACTTCCTGGGTGCCACGGTATCCCCAACTCGCGTTCATCCATTGCCGGCTAAAGTTAGCGCGATTAGCAAGTTTCCACAACCTACGACCTATCGACAGCTACGACGATTTATGGGAATGCTCAATTTCTACAGACGTTGGTTACCTAATGCTGCCAATGAGCTCATGCCACTAACGGAGTTATTGTCTCAGCAAAAGCAAAGGCAGCAAGAACTAACATTAGTgagagcgcccaccaaactggcgTGGCATGTGGCAAGCAGCAAGTAGCACGCGTCTAgcatgttacttaaaatgtaaccaATGCAAACGAATGATTAGAATAAATGACGTCACTGTAATTTTGGTGTGCGCTGAATCATTCGTTTTCATtggttacattttaagtaacatgcTAGAAGTATGCTACTTGCTACTTGCCAtgccagtttggtgggcgctctccCTAACACCAGCAGCCGCAGCAGCTTTCACCAAGGTCAAAGAACTCCTGGTCGCGTCGACTGAATTGGTCTTTCCAGCACCAAATGCCCAATTGAACATGTCAGTTGATGCCTCAGATGCTGCCATCGGCGGTGTTTTGCAACAGCTTATAGGTGAACACCTACAGCCCATCGCTATCTTCTCTCGAAAGCTTTCTAAAACGGAGCGAAACTACAGCACTTATGACCGAGAGTTGCTTGCCATATTCAGTGGCATACATCAGTTCCGCCATTTTGAGGGCATGCCGTTTACCATTTATACTGATTACAAGCCTTTAACGTTTACCTTCCAACAGTGACATGAGCGGAAGTCTCAACGGCAGATACAACTAGAATTTATTGGCCAATTCTCGACCGATATTCGACATATACAGGGCGCAGCCAATATCGTTGCCGATTGTCTCTCACGACCTGAAGTAGACGCTATCACAACACCCATTACCATTGACTATAACCTGCTATCTGAAGCTCAGACTACAGATGAGGGTCTTCAACAGACCCTGAACGAGCCTGCCAGTTCCTTACAACTTCAACGCATAGTTCTACCAGATAGCCAGCGACCTATTTATTGTTCAGTCCAAGATGTCGTATACGAGTTTATGTGCCAGCTGTGTTCCAAAGAGATGTTTTCCTGAAGTTCCACACGCAGTCCCACCCAGGGCATGCTGCTACATTACGAATGATTGCTGAACGTTTTGTGTGGCATAACATAAATCGCCAAGTCAAGCAGTGGCCACGAGAGTGCATCCAATGTCAACGTGCCAAAATTGGACGTCACACTATTACACCTGTGACACCTCTAGGAATGCCGGACGATCGATTCGCACACATACATATCGACATCGTGGGTCCACTTCCAGCAAATCAGAACTTTCGATACCTGCTCACAATCATCGACCGTTGCACGAGATGGCCAGAGGTCATACCTATCTCGGAGATTATAACCGAAGTTGCCGCGTAGAAGCTCCTTTTTGTTTCACCAGCTCAATGGATTGCTAGgtgtacaaaatattaaaaccacTATTTTCGGTTCGGTTTCCACCGAACGCTCAATGCTGCTCTATTCCCTCTGGTCATGCTAAGCCTTCGAAACACTTTCAAACAAGACACTACATGTACAGCCTCCGAGTTAATGTATGGTGCCCCAGTGAGTCTCCCTGGACAGCTGCTTGTCCCTAGTGCTGCACCCGCCGAGCGTAGTTTTGTCCAACGACTACATGAGACCATGGGAGCATTGCGTCCTGTACCGACGAGTAACCACTCAGCCCGCACTGCCTTAGTCCATCCGGATCTACAGACTACGAGTCATGTGTTTGTGTGGACCGATAAAGTGAAGCTTCCTCTTACACCCCCCTATACCGGCCCGTTTAGAGTGTTAGAACGAAGTGATAAGTTTTTAACTGTGGATGTCCAAAATGTTCCTCAGCGAATTTCCATGAACCGACTCAAACCAGCATAAATATATTCCAGCGGCCCAACAGGTGCAGGAAAAACATGCTTATGCCAACCATCTGATGAGCAACACAGGTCAACATAGCCGTTCGAAACCAGCAGGTTCCTCACTGGAGGGGAGCCCTGTGGCAGATTGACAGTCAACCTCCAGCGACACATGAGTTGACTGTGTTACCGAAGTGAGGGAACGTCGACGGAGAAAAGGAGAGGAGAGCCAGCTGAGGTCTGTCAAAACACGATCACATCAAGAGGTAACAACGAAAAGAACTCTTACAGTTTTCTTACTTGTTTTTAGTATGTAGTTTATTGTtcataaatcaataaaacagtttAAAGTGTGCCCAGACTACCTTGTTTCCCGCAAACAGGACACAATATAGACGCattaaccaaagaatatagacgcatatagaaaTAGAAGAATCTTTCACTGTCATTTTTTAGCGCCCGCAAGTTCGCAACGGTTGCGGCTCTCTTTACATATCTCTGGGTTACGGTTATATACAAAACAATCAGAAGTTGATCATGATTTTAGTTCCTTATTTGTACCACCAGGGAGCGGCCATGTCAGCGCTATTGCTGCTTCTAAAATAAGAAAGAGTGGGGCAACACATGCAACTTTTagatagatatttttatatgtaaatgtaaaaaataaaatattattttaaattttaataaatgaatctttttagaaaaaatattatgatccaaattttgaatttaaatatgtacaaatctacaaataatataattacaactctcttctaaacctataaataaaattaatgaaaagtCAATCACCGGGAGAGAAAGCTCAAAAAACTGTAAGGTGTTTCGATCAAAAAACAATTCCTGATCTTGTTAGTAAGCTAGAATTGCTTTTTAGCACATGCACCAAAGAattatttttgacaatttgaaTATTCGAAATTGTGAAATATACGTAATTTCGGCTAGGAtccacgcagagttgtaaagccagaatgatgatgatgaattttatTGATTAAATATTTCCAAAACTTCTGCAGATTTAgacattataaaatttaattatttcttttttgttttaaatataatataacataaaatGTAAAACAGAACACTATTATTTCTGtagaatatattaaatttgaTACATTTCGCCTAATTATCATATTTCttagaagaaaataattttaaaataactatttctgtttattttaaacatttttacttTGTATTAATATGCTTTAGGatgcttttaaaattttattatatttataccaAATGTACCTATGTACTTCCATTAAAGAGTATATTCGTAAGAATATAGATGACGAATTCATtctttgatatttattttaaaaccttATTTTGTCGGTAAACATCGTACAGaagtgaaaattttgaaaaatatagtttcattgaatacttttttgaACAGGACAATTGTTCAATGAAATAATTTCGAAAATTgtctaaaaattttaataaaaagtcctAAGAAAATGAAATGTTTGGttgaatatattttgaaaatgttttaaaatgtttcgtaaatttttgggcaggaaaacagtataataaaaagttacgtgacggtttttcgtagtgttggaacaaacctatttttaattcaaagttataaaattttatttacatgtaataaaaaaaataaatactttgaatattgtaaatttcatacctttttaagttttaaaagtaaaactttaacaatttaatatattaaaaataaagattttattgtgtaaaaaacaaaaaaagacagtttgcaaatcacTGGCGATGGTTTAAGTTTATGTAGTCGACCTCTTAGGACGAGTTGTATAAAAGCTGGCTTAAAGTTGGTTTAGTTAAGCCGTGGCTATCTAATATTACTAAAATTAATAGTAAACTAGAATTAAAAAGTAAGTATTAAGTAATTAatctaattaaaaagaaaagtacAGCAATGATGATGAATtaattaataaactaattaatttttaagtaaTAGTAGATTTAAGTAAGTATTAAGtaataaatctaattaaaaagaaagtccagtaataatatttatacagaaatatatataaagaaatagtAATAATTAGAAGTTAAAGTTAAAAGTAGTATTATTAAACTAGTGTTaaagttaatattaaattaaatctgGATTAGTTATTAAGTAATAAGTAATTTAGTGGTTTAAAACCAACAATTATAGTATATAAATCTGGTAAGTAGAATACAAACGCGCAAAATTCGGCAAAATTGCCAAAATGTATGACATTAGTAGAGTATGGTACACTCAAACCAGACAGACACACTGCGCATGCGTCGAAATAGACCCAGACACAGCGTCGGTAAGCATTGGATCTGCATTACCGGCCAACGTGTAACTTTGCATGGTTCCGAACCTTTTAGTCATGACCGAAACCATTTCAattcttttaattatattttttaactgtttaatattttaatttctgttAACCATTTATtcttacaatattatttttaattaattaattttttttaagtaaagaaaaagTCTTCCAGAGGTAGGATTTGAACCCGCATGAAATATTTACTAGGCCAGCATACTGCACGCGAAACCGCGAGCGATTAATGTTATGCGTTCAAAAgggtataataatataaatccggttaaactccattcgcttagctcgggcatattttgacagattcattgtcggaaacctacaacacaacaattcctacttctcagtattaatagctcaagtatcatactattgcagacttctttctttaaaaaaagaagaattattccaaatagtggaagtgtatactaaacccataaaatatttcctgtatatttaaaatatatttgagttgttacaatttaacatattttagtaaatatttgtattattcgcgttgtttatttttaatatagttttattaaattgtatttaatatagttttattgcttAATTCTTTTGTTAGTTCTATTTAGTTAATTagttattttgaattttattattatggatAGTCAAAGTTTTCCATTTGTTCCATCAGCTAATGCGTTggtaagtttttctttaataaatatgataaaatgttctttaaaatttaatatttttgaatgAGTAAGGATGCTGTTCCTAAATTACAAGGTAATGAAACTGCACAGCGGTTTATTCAAAAtgcctataatttttttttaattatttgccgAATGAAAACCCTGTTGAGGTAAGTTGAGGTAACCCTGttaaaatgttacaaatgttCTTAATATCAAAAACATTTCAGTTAACATCCAAATGTCTGAAGGTCTCAGAAAAAAGTGTGCGGAAATATAAAGATGGTCCTAATACAACCCTCACGTTAAAGAAGAAAAGTCGCAAAAGAAAATTAACGACTGACTTAAATCATAGTGTCAAAAATCAAATTCGCTTAGAAATTTATCGCATGTATGAAGAAAGTAAgtttctattttatataaaaaatatattttacaaaaaagttaggcaaatttagtttatatcgttaagttgcgccaaatgtaggcaaccaacttaaagtttttaaactttttattattaattaattctgCTAGAGTTAagtataattttgttttgtgttgctgattgaacatatattaataaaaaaaaaaaaaataataattacgtaaaCTGTCAACTATCTGAATTTTgcatgtattttagtgtgtttgAGTATATAGTTGTTACGGCTTCGTATATTGACACTCTTTCCGAGAAAATTTACAACTCGGCAATATAAACTAcctaaaaattaataattgttttagaGTTGCCTCTTACAATATCTAGTCTGCTGAAGGTTTTAAGAGACAAATTTATTTATGAGGGAGGAAAAATAAGCCTCTTTCTGATCTTGAAAGAAATAGGATTCAAATACAAAATAGACAGGCCACAAAAACATTTCATGGAAGTTCCTCACGTAGTACAGATGAGGCATAATTTTTTAAGGATTTACCATGAAAATGACCAAAGGGGAGTTTACAAAAAGCCCTTAATTTttatagacgaaacatggatattttcttcTGGATCCGTTAGAAGATCTTGGCAGGATGGGACAAATAAAGGAATAAGAAAAAGAAGCGGTGATGGTGTGaggtaagtaaataaatatgttttcttatataatttattaattctctTAACTGACTAAAATGGGTTTTTTTTCTGTTCCAGGACTTTAGTTCCAAAACTaataaagtatattttttacAGAAAGCATATTTTCATTACATGTAaagaaatttgtttttattagatCGAATTATTTGTGTTGTAGGTACATAGTTTTACATGCAGGCTCAGAGCATGGGTTTATAAACGGAGCAAGTTTAATTTTTAAATCGGGATCCAAAACGGGAGACTATCATGGAGAAATGGATGCTGATATTTTCGAGGGTTGGTTGGAGAAAGATCTTCTACCAAGATTGGAGGAACCATCAATGATCATCTTTGATAATGCTAGTTATCACAGTCGGCAAGTAAATAAATGGCCAACCCAATCTtggaaaaaagaagaattggaaGGATGGCTTAGAAGTAAAGGCATTCTATTTCCACTGCATACTTCTAagacaaatttattaaatattattaaagctCTTCCCAGATCTCCAAAACATTATGCTGTAGATAATTAACAAAGCTGGTCATGAAGTACTTCGTTTGCCTCCCTATCACTTTCACTTTAATGCTATTGAAATGGTGTGGAGTCAAACGAAACGGTTTTATGATCAGCACATATTggggaataaaaatgttttagaagTTTGGGCAACAGCTATCAATAATGTAACTAGGGAGCAGTGGAAAAATTATGTTCGCCATACccataaaataattatagagagTTACGAAAAAGAAAAGGTTGTTTTATCAACCAAAGTGCAGCCTTTGGTAATAGATATAGACGAGGAAACATCATCTGACGAAGATAAGGAAAATTTTGGGGATTAGTTTCATATGCTCTTCGAATAAAATCATTgacttgttttatttttgaacatTCATGTTTTGACTAGaggttttatttttctttatttttaaaattattgcaaaaatatgaTTAAACCGGTGATAAATTATTTAACCTTACAACTAACAATATATAATAAAGCAAACAAACATAACTAATCCTTTTCATTAGATTGTTTCAAACTTTTTTTCTGACTTTCCTCTTAAGTCCAAATTCTAAATACCATTAATATTTATAACTTTGAATGTTCTTTAAATGTATATAGGCATGTAAATCCATATTAATTAGTATTATGGATTCGACTAAATCTCAGGTTACTAGAGCGAACATTTAAGTAAATTATTTTAAGCAGTTCAGGACAATGTCTAACCACTTAAAAGTTTATCTAAAATACCAGACCTGCATAAACTCACCTTTGCTTAAAACTTTTTATATGCGTTGATTCTAAATCACTATCGTCTGTATGTATCGTATTTAATTACATCAAAATATTTAAGAGCATTACTGTCAATAGTGTACTCTGAACTcacatttttatttcatttataaaaagttaTGTGGTTACATTTAGCTACATTCAGAAACAAGTTGTTTCACTCAATAGAATTCACAACACATTAAGAaaaaaatacactaaataaattttaaacatttgctAAGAAAAAAAGTCAAAATTTTTACATATATATCTTTTTAACGAACATGTTAAAAAGTAGTGATGAACAATAGCCACTGTGTGGTACACTAACATGAAAGCTTTTATTTTACTAACTTTTAAATTCAGTACATATCATACTCCATTATACTAGGCTAAACATATTGCTTACAATCTTGTATAATTGGTCAGTTGacttaattttcaaaatttgctGTATCTTGTAACtaaaaaacgtaatttgtttatttttaaccaAGAAAAATGTATGTGCTATAAAACACCAATTTAAGTTTGCTGAgatataacaatttaaatttgttttggaGACAAATTTAAATTGGACCGAAAAATACTGTCATAATAGGCGAAACCAAATATTAGTAGATAGTagagtagagtaaatttttatttgcataaatttttcAACATAATTGAACAAATAACGTCACATTATTAATcacaaattaatatatatatatatatatatatatatatatatatatatatatatatatatatatatatatatatatatatatatatatatatatatagatagattaaCATTACAAATTTAATATGCTGATCAGGGAGAAGGATAGGCTAGGCACTCCTCTACAAAATAAGCTCAATGTGTTAACTAGGTAGTATTTGTATTAGTTATTAATTGAATTTGTTTTCTTATCTTGAGGTGAAAATCTATTACTTATATTATAAGAGTAGTGTATACTGGCTCagtgtaattatatatatatatatatatatatatatatatatatatatatatatatatatatatatatatatatatatatacatatatatttaaaatatattcaatggttgaatagcagaggttttatcggtcaataattcgcaaatgaaagtcgtcaactactttattgatttattcgaatatgtatcgcttttatttttaaaagcatcatcagttcaaaaaccatttgtaggtttttttagaTGTTACGAAAACTCTAcaataacttaacattaaagattaacaactaaacaagagaaacgaaataaaaaaaatacaagaaaaactgtaagaacactattgttcatttaaatttaaccgatggcttcatttgaatgttggtttaagctctttcgagggtcaaaccacactggTTGAAACCTccagtgtggtttgacccttgaTTGAAACCTCcagtatttggtttttttgttttttctttctgttctatatggatcagtcaaaacacaccattaaaagatgtcacaaacaaaatttttactatcataactaaattttaaaatgtattttgtccattattttatatgttaaattttatatgtgttattaatgttgagtgtcatagctttctacaaataatctcaacgactatgtcttgaagaaggaataaaacaattctaaAAGCTataccaaaagtcaaaagagtgtttctgtaagatcccggccaaaccttctgactgcagccctaataaactgtgttgtttgtttatatcgccagtcaataatatccagtatttcttatatatatatatatatatatatatatatatatatatatatatatatatatatatatatatatatgttcattCAGTAGAATCTTAATAAGAAAGATAGGTTACCTACTTTAATAATTTGCCAACAATGTAAGTAGACCATTGTTTCTTAGAAAACAATTTAGGAGTATACAATAAATAGGATTACCAAGTAATTTATCTCATGTTAACATATACTTGCTTGGTTGGAGCAGTGACTGACTTACAATATCAGAGTTAGGGAACCACTGTTATAAGAAAAAGCCGAAATATACTCCATATCATTAGGAATGGCTAACTTTGGGACCAGTAATGCGTGGCTAAAAAAGTTCAAAAGAAGACATGAACTTGCTTTTAAAAAAGTTTGAAGGGACAGTGCAGGAGTCAACATTGAAACCTACCTTTGAAATATGAAGCAAATGCCAAATCATGGATGACTTCTGTAATTGTTAAAAACTGGCTTATAAATATTGATAAGAAAATAGTCAA from the Diabrotica undecimpunctata isolate CICGRU chromosome 1, icDiaUnde3, whole genome shotgun sequence genome contains:
- the LOC140433840 gene encoding uncharacterized protein, with protein sequence MYDISRVWYTQTRQTHCACVEIDPDTASLTSKCLKVSEKSVRKYKDGPNTTLTLKKKSRKRKLTTDLNHSVKNQIRLEIYRMYEEKLPLTISSLLKVLRDKFIYEGGKISLFLILKEIGFKYKIDRPQKHFMEVPHVVQMRHNFLRIYHENDQRGVYKKPLIFIDETWIFSSGSVRRSWQDGTNKGIRKRSGDGVRYIVLHAGSEHGFINGASLIFKSGSKTGDYHGEMDADIFEGWLEKDLLPRLEEPSMIIFDNASYHSRQVNKWPTQSWKKEELEGWLRSKGILFPLHTSKTNLLNIIKALPRSPKHYAVDN